The window GCTGGCCGCAACGACATCTTTAGTCAGCCTCCTCAATTTTACCCAGCTCTACCTTTCCATCATCAAGTCCATAAAGGTAGGTGAACTGAAGAAAGGGCTTTTTTTTCTCTTAAAAATCATTTTCTCTAGCGTTCTTTGTGCCTCCTCTGCCCTCTTTTTTTCTCTTTGGATCGGCAAGCTCCTAGGGCAATCCTTTTTTTCTTTATTTTTTTCTACCCTCTTAGGAATCGCCCTAGCGGTCGTCATCTACCTCTTCACTACCTTCGGGTTGGGCGTAGAAGAAGGAAAAACTTTGTTGAGATTTTTATTTAAAAAATTTCATCTATTGAATAAAAAGAATTAAATAAAAGGAAACCCCATCCGGTTAAATAGTTCAACATAAAATGGGCTTATTATGGCTGAAGCTGAAGAAAACACCAAGCTTCCTCGAAGAAGAGGTCGACCTAAAAAACAATCATTTCCCAGATTGCCCTCAAAGAATAGCCAGGAGTTGTTTCTTGAAGGTTCCGCTCCATTCACCGATCTCAACCAGGTAGAAAATAAAATCGAGCAGTTGCAAAAGAAGGCTGAATCTGAAAAGGAACCAACCCAAAAAATCGAAAAAAATAACGTTGAAAACAAACCCGAGGGGCAATCGAAAATTGAAAACTCTCTTCCTGGAGTCCTTCCAAGCGAGGGATTGTCTTCCTTGCCTCCTTTTTCTTTCCCCAAGGGAAAAGGACAAGGGGAAAACACGGCTGATTTCGAATCAGAAAGGCAAATGAAAGCTATGAATATGCCCCAGAATACTGCTGCCGATACTTTGAAAAAAACAATTGAAAAACAGTCCAAGGAACAGAGGTCCTTGCAAAAAATCCTTTCCGTTTTCCTCTTTAGCTTCGTTGCCCTGTTTTGCTTCATCCTCATTCTTGCCGTTTATGGTGCCGTAGTGATCTTTCAGAAAATCCATACCCAAGACGTGCTCATCACCGAAGTGGAAAAAAAACTCCAGGGAAGAATAGATCAGCTTGACGGTCTTGTTCTCCAGCAAAAAAAGGAAATCGATGAATTAGGGACTAGCCTTAACCAGCTTCACTCCTACATTACGGACACCCAAAAAGATCTTTCAAAAATCCGGTCCAAAATTGACGGCCTTGAATCCAAAATTGCCGAGCATTCCCAAAACCTCCAACAAATCAGCGCGGACATCAAACAGGACAAGCAGAACCGGCTTAAAAAAGAAGAAATTCTTCTGAAAAGAATTTCCCTTCTCGAAGAAGAAAGAACAAAGGCAAGCTACGACAGAAAAAGAGCCAAAGCTTCTTTTAATCCCTAGAAATGAGCCTGTTTACCGAATTGCGAAGGATCTCTCAAGATTGGTCTACCCGTATCCAAAGAGCAAAATCCATTCTTTTCCCTGCCCCGTGGAAAGAAGAAAAATGGCTTGAATTCTGTAAATCCCTCTGCCTTTTCATTCAAGAAAGAGGGACCAACTGGGAACAGGATGGTAAATTGTACTGGGATCTGCGTTGCCGACTCAACGATGGCGGAGAATTGGTATGCCAAGTCGAACAGGATGGTCATGAAAAAATATCCCTTGCCGTCGCCCAAACCGGGGGATTTGTTGAGCCCGGAGAGAATTATATATGGCTGCTTGTTGAACTGAACAAGGAAGGAAGATTTCTCAAGGATCCTTATTTTGTCGATGGAGTATGGAAAGAGGCTTTTCTTATCTTTCTTTTACCCCGGCATAAACAAGCTGCTTTTTTTCTTGCCGCCTTCAAAGAGGCAGCTTCTTCTTTACCTCTTGAACGTCCCTCCCCTGGAGTCGACTACAAAGCCTACCTGTTTGATAGATAGAAAACTTTACTTTTTTCATGAACTTGTCGAGCTTGATAACAACACCCTTAAGTTATGGTTGTAATTGACGATAACGATCCTTTGGCCTTAGATCTCCTGGAGAACCTCATCAAAAGCGGTGCCTTGCTCAAAGGACATTTCTTGCTTAGGAGCGGCCTTCACAGCAGGCACTTCCTCCAGTGTGCCCTTCTTCTTCAAAATCCTCTCTTATGTTCCCGTTATGCTTCTTATCTGGCACAAAAATTAAAACACCTCAATGCACAAACCATTGTTTCGGCAGCCATAGGCGGAATCCTTGTTGGTCATGAAGTAGCCAAGGAACTGGGATTAAGGCATATCTACGCCGAAAAAGAAAAACAGGGGATGTGCCTCCGTCGGTTTTATCTCCAAGATTCAGAACGGGTAGTGGTCATCGAAGATGTCATGACTACTGGGGGAACCGTAAAATCAATCATGGATAGTGTAAAGGCGATGAAGGGGGAGGTATGTGCTGTAGGCTGCCTTGTAGACCGCAGCGGGGGAACGATCGATCTTGGTGTTCCCTGTTACTCGCTTTTAAAACTCAAAATTGAAACTTTTCCTCCTGACAGGCTCCCTGAAGACTTGGAAAAGACTCAACCCCTGCGGCCTTGAATTCGTTTGTCCTTTCCTTTCCCAGCAGGACCTAGGACCGCTATTTTTTATCAAGGGATTCTAGGGCTACGCCTGTGTCCGCCTGCGCTTTAGGGTTTTCCCCCGGAGAAAAGTCTAAATTTTCACTTTCTTTAGGCGATAAGGGCTTGCCCTCTTCGATCTGGATATACGTTTTAGAAGAGGAGAGGGTTTTCCCAGGGGGAATCGTCGCTATTTGCATTTCTTTAATGACATAAGCATCCCCTATACGCTGTACACTATTTATATCGAGTCTCTTGACGATTTGTCCCCCAGCATTGTAACCTTCAACCCTCAAAAGCGCATAATAGTCTTCAGCAATCCAGTATCTTACCTTGGCATAGGCCGAGGGGACTGGACCCGGGTAAGCTTCAAAGGCCCAACAACTTAAAGTTTTAATGGAATCGGTTCCCAGGGGTTTTATCTTATCCCAACGGATAAAATCCAGGCAAAGATCCTCATAACTGATATCGGTGTTCAAAATGTGCTTTGTACGGTTAAAACCCGTAATGGGTTGCCAAGGATCTGAGGGATGGTTTTTATAGGCAACATAGGTATTATCGGGATTGATTTCCACGTGGATCTGCAAGGGTAACCCCATAAAATGGTATTCCATGGAACGATCATGAAGAATCAAGGTGATGGGATAAGTATCCTTTGCAGCCTGGATCGAACCTTTAAGGATATAATCCTTGAGCCTAAAATTCCTCCAAAACCTCCCCTGGATGAATTCAAGGGGAGGAGAAGGCTTATCGGGATTGGGCTTGGACCAGAGGAAACAGGAAAGAAAAAAGACAAAAAAAAGGGGAAAAATACGCAAAACCATAGAGTTAATACTTTGCCTCGATTTTTCTTGATCTTGAAAACAATACCCCTTTTTCTTGCATATTCAACTCAATGCTTCTTTAAGAAAAGAGGAAAGCTTTTGACCAACCTGCTGAACCCGTTCTTCCTCCTTGGCCTCGACTAAAAGCCTGATTTTGGGTTCAGTTCCCGAGTATCTCAATAGAACTCGGCCTTTTTTGTCCAAAAGGGCCTGGGATTCATCAAGTAATTTTTTTAGGCCTGGTATTTCTTCCAAAGGCTTTTTTCGACTTACATCTATGTTCCATAATTTTTGGTGATAACGGATCAATTTTTTTCTTAAGCTACCCAGGCTCTTGCCGGTTGAACACATGATTTCTAGTACGATCAAGGCGGCAAGAAGTCCATCCGCTGTTTTTGAATAATCAAAAGGGATGATATGGCCGGACTGCTCTCCACCAAGAGAGAGTCCTTCCCTCGCCAATGCCTCGGCAACATTCCTATCCCCTACAGGAGTACGGATCACCCCTATGCCTTCCGCCTCCAAGGTTTCATCCAGTCCCAGGTTGCTCATAACGGTAACAGCGATCGTATTCTTAGAGAGCCTTTTTTTATCCTTAAAGTCAGAAGCAAGAATGCTTATAATGTCGTCCCCATCGCAAAGTTCTCCATTTTCGTCACAAAGAACCACCCTGTCCCCGTCTCCATCAAGGGCAATTCCTATATCCGCTCCGGACAACCGTACGAACTGCTGGATGTTCTGGGGAAAGAGGCTGCCACAGTTCAAGTTGATGTTTATCCCGTTAGGTTCCTTGCCAAAGGCATAAAGAAAAGCGCCATAATCATCCAGGATCGCCGGAGCGACTTCGAAAGAAGCTCCATTGGCCGTGTCCAACGCAATTTTTATCCCCTTCAAATCCAAGCCCCCTGGGAAAAAGCTTTTAAGGAGATTTTGATACTCCCTGGAGGTATTATCGGGTAAAAAAATCTTGCCAACTTGGGAGCCCGTAGGTCCCTCGGACCCCAACCAATCAAAGCTGCTTATTTCTTTTTCTATCTCTTTTTCGAGATCAACCCCGAGTTTTCCGCCATCATGATCAAAGAACTTTAGACCGTTGTCGTAAAAAGGATTGTGAGAAGCACTGACCATTACCCCGCCTATGGCCCCGTAAACCCTAGAAAAATTACCCACCGCAGGGGAAGGGACCACGCCTAACTCAAAAACATTTACTCCCTGGGAAATCACCCCAGAAATCACGGCATATTCCAGCATCCGGCTCGAGATTCGTGTATCCCTGCCCACGACTATTCCCTGTTTTTTTTTTGATGGACAATGAGCAGTGAAAACCTTGGCGGCCGCAGCTCCCGCGGCAAGGGCAATTTGAGGAGTCATGGGATAAACATTAGCCTTTCCTCTAATGCCGTCGGTGCCAAAAAGGGATTGTGCCTTAGGGTTCATATCGAGATCATTTCAATAACCTGAGAGAGGAGAGGAGCTGGTCCAAGGAGCCCGGCTCTATCGATTCCTTAAGAATAATCCAGATTGCAACCGCCAGGACCAAAGAAAACAATTTCTGCTTCCAGTGAGAAAAGATATTCATTATCGCTTCGCCACACCGGTTATCTTTTATCGACGGTCTTTCCATTGATCTGGTTGGCTTTACAATGATTTAAATTCCACAATCAATAACATAGAGCCAGGGAAAATTTCAAGTTATTTGTTCAATACGGAAAACCTCTTAAACAAGAATCTGGGTGAGTTTGGCCCTGAGTCCATCGGGATCAAAGTGCCTTTCTATTTTTCCCTTGTATGCCACCGAAATGATGCTCGTGACCTCGGATATGACCACGACCACGGCATCGGTCTGTTCACTCAATCCTAGGGCGGCCCTGTGTCTCAGTCCTAATAGCCTCTCCATCTGTTCAACTTGGCTCAAAGGGAATATGGCTGCAGCCACAACGATCTGATCCCCCCGGATAATGACTCCCCCGTCATGGAGAGGAGTCCGTGGATAAAAAATGGTCACCAAAAGATCGGCGCTGACCTGGGCATTCAAAATCGTCCCCGTATCCCGTGCGGGCATAAAAACATCATCCTGTTCGATAGCTATAAGAGCCCCTATGTGCTCTCTTTGGAGAATTTCAGAAGCATTGACGATATGTTCGATGACTTCGGACTTCTGCTGCCTGCCGATATGAACAACACTTCTACGCCCCACCTCGGCAAAAACCTGCCGCAACTCGGGTTGAAATAAAACAACAAGGGCAACGAAAAAAGAGGGAGAAAAAAGCCTAAGGAGCTCGGTCAGTACTCTTAAATGGAACACGGAAGAAAACAAGGTCAGGCCCACAAGAACAACAATAAGACCCGTCAATACCTGGAACCCCCTGGTCCCCTGTAACAACTTCCAGATTTGGTATATGGCAGTGGCAATAATCAAAATCTCCAGTATTCCAGAGATAGGAAAGCCGAATAATTTCATTGCAAAAGATCCGTATCCCAGAGTTTCTCAAGAAAATTTCTTGCCGCCACAGCCGCCGACACATCATGCACTCTCCAGATTTCCACTCCGAGGAAAAAGGCAACTGTTTGAGCAATGGTATTCATTATCTCAATATCTATT is drawn from Methylacidiphilum infernorum V4 and contains these coding sequences:
- the pyrE gene encoding orotate phosphoribosyltransferase is translated as MVVIDDNDPLALDLLENLIKSGALLKGHFLLRSGLHSRHFLQCALLLQNPLLCSRYASYLAQKLKHLNAQTIVSAAIGGILVGHEVAKELGLRHIYAEKEKQGMCLRRFYLQDSERVVVIEDVMTTGGTVKSIMDSVKAMKGEVCAVGCLVDRSGGTIDLGVPCYSLLKLKIETFPPDRLPEDLEKTQPLRP
- a CDS encoding outer membrane lipoprotein-sorting protein: MVLRIFPLFFVFFLSCFLWSKPNPDKPSPPLEFIQGRFWRNFRLKDYILKGSIQAAKDTYPITLILHDRSMEYHFMGLPLQIHVEINPDNTYVAYKNHPSDPWQPITGFNRTKHILNTDISYEDLCLDFIRWDKIKPLGTDSIKTLSCWAFEAYPGPVPSAYAKVRYWIAEDYYALLRVEGYNAGGQIVKRLDINSVQRIGDAYVIKEMQIATIPPGKTLSSSKTYIQIEEGKPLSPKESENLDFSPGENPKAQADTGVALESLDKK
- the glmM gene encoding phosphoglucosamine mutase — its product is MNPKAQSLFGTDGIRGKANVYPMTPQIALAAGAAAAKVFTAHCPSKKKQGIVVGRDTRISSRMLEYAVISGVISQGVNVFELGVVPSPAVGNFSRVYGAIGGVMVSASHNPFYDNGLKFFDHDGGKLGVDLEKEIEKEISSFDWLGSEGPTGSQVGKIFLPDNTSREYQNLLKSFFPGGLDLKGIKIALDTANGASFEVAPAILDDYGAFLYAFGKEPNGININLNCGSLFPQNIQQFVRLSGADIGIALDGDGDRVVLCDENGELCDGDDIISILASDFKDKKRLSKNTIAVTVMSNLGLDETLEAEGIGVIRTPVGDRNVAEALAREGLSLGGEQSGHIIPFDYSKTADGLLAALIVLEIMCSTGKSLGSLRKKLIRYHQKLWNIDVSRKKPLEEIPGLKKLLDESQALLDKKGRVLLRYSGTEPKIRLLVEAKEEERVQQVGQKLSSFLKEALS
- the cdaA gene encoding diadenylate cyclase CdaA; protein product: MKLFGFPISGILEILIIATAIYQIWKLLQGTRGFQVLTGLIVVLVGLTLFSSVFHLRVLTELLRLFSPSFFVALVVLFQPELRQVFAEVGRRSVVHIGRQQKSEVIEHIVNASEILQREHIGALIAIEQDDVFMPARDTGTILNAQVSADLLVTIFYPRTPLHDGGVIIRGDQIVVAAAIFPLSQVEQMERLLGLRHRAALGLSEQTDAVVVVISEVTSIISVAYKGKIERHFDPDGLRAKLTQILV